Proteins from one Salmo salar chromosome ssa07, Ssal_v3.1, whole genome shotgun sequence genomic window:
- the LOC123743846 gene encoding proline-rich extensin-like protein EPR1, translating to PSQSPPLPSSSTPPSPSQSPPLPSSSSSPPPSQSPPLPSSSTPPSPSQSPQLPSPSSPPSPSSSPPRPPSSTPPSSSPPLPPSSPPPSPSSSPPPSPSSSPPLPPSSTPPSPPPSSSPPSPSSSPPLPPSPPPSPSSSPPLPSSSSPSSSPPLPPPSPPPPLPPSSPPPSPSSSSPPLPSSSPPPSSPPLPPSSPPPSPSSSPPPSPSSSPPPSPSSSPPPSSSPPLPPSSTPPSPSSSPPLPSSSPPPTASSPPLPPSSPPPSPSPPLPPSSTPPSPSPSPPPPLPPSSPPPSPSSSPPLPSSSPSPPLPSSSPPLPSSSPPPSPSSSPPLPSSSPSSSPPLPSSSPPPSPSPSSSPPLPSSSPPPSPSSSSPPLLSSSPPPSPSSSPPLPSSSPSPPLPSSSPPLPSSSPPLPSSSPPPSPSSSPPLPSSSPSSSPPLPSSSPPPSPSSSPPLPSSSPPPSPSSSPPLTSSSPPPSPSSSPPLPSSSPPPSPSSS from the coding sequence ccatcacaatcaccacccctaccatcatcatcaacaccaccatcaccatcacaatCACCCCccttaccatcatcatcatcatcaccgccaccatcacaatcaccaccactaccatcatcatcaacaccaccatcaccatcacaatcaccacaactaccatcaccatcatcaccaccatcaccatcatcatcaccaccaagaccaccatcatcaacaccaccatcatcatcaccaccactaccaccatcatcaccaccaccatcaccatcatcatcaccaccaccatcaccatcatcatcaccaccactaccaccatcatcaacaccaccatcaccaccaccatcatcatcaccaccatcaccatcatcatcaccaccactaccaccatcaccaccaccatcaccatcatcatcaccaccactaccatcatcatcatcaccatcatcatcaccaccactaccaccaccatcaccaccaccaccactaccaccatcatcaccaccaccatcaccatcatcatcatcaccaccactaccatcatcatcaccaccaccatcatcaccaccactaccaccatcatcaccaccaccatcaccatcatcatcaccaccaccatcaccatcatcatcaccaccaccatcaccatcatcatcaccaccaccatcatcatcaccaccactaccaccatcatcaacaccaccatcaccatcatcatcaccaccactaccatcatcatcaccaccaccaacagcatcatcaccaccactaccaccatcatcaccaccaccatcaccatcaccaccactaccaccatcatcaacaccaccatcaccatcaccatcaccaccaccaccactaccaccatcatcaccaccaccatcaccatcatcatcaccaccactaccatcatcatcaccatcaccaccactaccatcatcatcaccaccactaccatcatcatcaccaccaccatcaccatcatcatcaccaccactaccatcatcatcaccatcatcatcaccaccactaccatcatcatcaccaccaccatcaccatcaccatcatcatcaccaccactaccatcatcatcaccaccaccatcaccatcatcatcatcaccaccactactatcatcatcaccaccaccatcaccatcatcatcaccaccactaccatcatcatcaccatcaccaccactaccatcatcatcaccaccactaccatcatcatcaccaccactaccatcatcatcaccaccaccatcaccatcatcatcaccaccactaccatcatcatcaccatcatcatcaccaccactaccatcatcatcaccaccaccatcaccatcatcatcaccaccactaccatcatcatcaccaccaccatcaccatcatcatcaccaccactaacatcatcatcaccaccaccatcaccatcatcatcaccaccactaccatcatcatcaccaccaccatcaccatcatcatca